A stretch of the Candidatus Dormiibacterota bacterium genome encodes the following:
- the dusB gene encoding tRNA dihydrouridine synthase DusB yields the protein MPPTVAPLQIGSHQIWPPLVLAPMSGVTNRTMRALYKPFGLGLTVTEFVSSNALKYTNKRTMEMIDQHGLEKPVSTQLWGDDPEAMAAAAKVVRECGADIVDINFGCPAPKVTKTNGGSACLRDVERCEAIMDAVVRAVDCPVTMKMRLGWTETDLVYIDVAQRAQRVGVQAVTLHARTARQFYKGSADWEHIARLKAAIDIPVIGNGDLDDAHLAMERMRASGVDAIMLGRATLGNPWLISQIRDLMEGRAAQPTPPAADRLRFCIEHYDRMVEEQGESRAVPQMRKHVALYLKGIAGAAVLRERIMRIAGAGEAKAVLQEAIDRLEAEATIAA from the coding sequence ATGCCACCCACGGTCGCCCCGCTGCAGATCGGCAGCCACCAGATTTGGCCGCCCCTCGTGCTCGCGCCGATGTCCGGCGTTACCAACCGGACGATGCGCGCGCTCTATAAGCCCTTTGGCTTGGGCCTGACCGTGACGGAATTCGTCTCGTCCAACGCGCTGAAGTACACGAACAAGCGCACGATGGAGATGATCGATCAGCACGGCCTCGAGAAGCCCGTTTCCACGCAGCTCTGGGGCGACGATCCAGAGGCGATGGCCGCAGCCGCAAAGGTCGTGCGCGAGTGCGGCGCCGACATCGTCGACATCAACTTCGGTTGCCCCGCCCCCAAGGTCACGAAAACCAACGGCGGCTCCGCCTGCCTGCGCGACGTCGAACGCTGCGAAGCGATCATGGATGCGGTCGTGCGCGCGGTCGATTGCCCGGTCACGATGAAGATGCGTTTGGGTTGGACCGAAACGGACCTGGTCTATATCGACGTCGCGCAGCGCGCGCAGCGCGTCGGCGTGCAAGCGGTAACACTGCATGCACGCACGGCGCGCCAGTTTTACAAAGGCAGCGCCGATTGGGAGCATATCGCGCGCCTCAAGGCGGCGATCGATATTCCGGTAATCGGTAACGGCGATCTCGACGACGCGCATCTGGCGATGGAGCGCATGCGCGCGAGCGGCGTCGATGCGATCATGCTCGGGCGCGCGACGCTCGGCAACCCCTGGCTCATCTCGCAGATTCGCGACCTCATGGAGGGCCGCGCCGCGCAGCCGACGCCGCCGGCGGCGGATCGTTTACGCTTCTGCATCGAACACTACGACCGTATGGTGGAGGAGCAAGGCGAATCGCGCGCGGTTCCCCAGATGCGCAAGCACGTCGCGTTGTACTTGAAAGGCATCGCGGGAGCCGCGGTGTTGCGCGAGCGCATCATGCGCATCGCCGGCGCCGGCGAAGCGAAAGCGGTTCTTCAGGAAGCGATCGATCGGCTTGAAGCCGAAGCGACTATCGCGGCTTAG
- a CDS encoding type III pantothenate kinase, with the protein MLLAIDVGNTETKLGCFSPSGEVQHMWRVTTELRRTADEYGVFFTQLFATQGLDHRAIDAVAIASVVPNLDRILESACERFFGATPMFLKAHKQTLMPVRTDRPSEVGADLVAAAIGGRARYGAPLIVISYGTATVFMAISQAGEYMGVAIAPGINTSIDALVGNTAKLPQIALEAPERAIGRNTIEALQAGIVYGFVGQTEALVGRMREELGAHARVVATGGLAEVIAKHSAQIELVDPHLSMIGLRLFHESLAVL; encoded by the coding sequence ATGCTCTTAGCGATCGACGTCGGGAACACCGAGACCAAACTCGGCTGCTTTTCGCCCAGCGGCGAGGTGCAGCATATGTGGCGCGTCACGACCGAGCTGCGGCGCACGGCCGACGAATACGGCGTCTTCTTCACGCAATTATTCGCGACCCAAGGGCTCGATCACCGAGCGATCGACGCCGTCGCGATCGCTAGCGTCGTACCGAACCTCGACCGCATTCTCGAGAGCGCGTGCGAGCGGTTCTTCGGCGCGACCCCGATGTTTCTAAAGGCGCACAAACAAACGTTGATGCCGGTGCGCACCGATCGCCCTTCGGAAGTCGGCGCCGATTTGGTCGCGGCCGCGATCGGCGGGCGGGCTCGCTACGGTGCCCCGCTGATCGTGATTAGCTACGGTACCGCAACGGTCTTCATGGCGATTTCGCAGGCCGGCGAATACATGGGCGTGGCGATCGCGCCGGGCATCAATACCTCGATCGACGCGCTGGTCGGCAACACCGCGAAACTCCCGCAGATCGCGCTCGAAGCGCCCGAGCGCGCGATCGGTCGCAACACGATCGAAGCGTTGCAAGCCGGGATCGTCTACGGTTTCGTCGGGCAGACCGAGGCGCTGGTCGGCCGCATGCGCGAGGAACTGGGCGCGCACGCGCGCGTCGTGGCCACCGGCGGTTTGGCCGAGGTCATCGCCAAACATTCGGCGCAGATCGAGCTGGTCGACCCCCACCTGAGCATGATCGGATTACGCCTCTTCCACGAATCCTTGGCTGTGCTATAG
- the coaBC gene encoding bifunctional phosphopantothenoylcysteine decarboxylase/phosphopantothenate--cysteine ligase CoaBC yields the protein MNGVRVLLGVCGGIAAYKAAALTSTLVQRGVELDVILTASAERFIAPLTFASLTARPVFGSLWDAPERIPHIRLVREAQAILIAPATANVIAKLAHGIADDLLTTAVLAARIPVVIAPAMNSAMYEHPATVANLALLRERGYEIVEPERGFLAERESGTGRLASEERLIEALERALRRRNSLAGKRIAITAGPTREAFDPIRFVSNASTGAIGIALAREAALRGAEVVLLLGPTLLEPPAQVTTVRFTTARELFDAAMRHAVGADWTIATAAVADYRPAETAASKLKKSDGDLLVRFERNPDVLATLGERKGGSKLVGFAAETDDHEANAREKLRNKHLDAIVLNDVRDERGFGLVQSTLTLLWGAKDKREIGTGTKPHLAARLLDALEEVLGCS from the coding sequence ATGAACGGCGTACGCGTTTTGCTCGGCGTGTGCGGCGGCATCGCCGCCTACAAAGCTGCGGCGCTTACCAGCACGCTGGTGCAACGCGGCGTCGAGCTCGACGTCATCTTGACGGCATCGGCGGAGCGTTTTATCGCGCCGCTCACCTTCGCATCGCTCACCGCGCGCCCAGTATTCGGCTCATTGTGGGACGCCCCGGAGCGCATTCCGCACATACGACTCGTTCGCGAAGCGCAAGCGATCCTCATCGCTCCCGCCACCGCTAACGTCATCGCGAAGCTCGCGCACGGCATCGCCGACGATCTGCTCACCACGGCCGTGCTCGCGGCGCGCATCCCCGTCGTCATCGCGCCGGCGATGAATAGTGCGATGTACGAGCATCCCGCAACGGTCGCGAACCTGGCGTTATTGCGCGAGCGCGGATACGAAATCGTCGAACCGGAACGCGGCTTCTTGGCCGAGCGCGAGAGCGGGACCGGACGGCTTGCGAGCGAGGAACGGCTGATCGAGGCGCTCGAACGCGCGTTGCGCCGCCGCAACTCGCTTGCGGGGAAGCGCATCGCCATCACCGCCGGCCCAACGCGCGAAGCCTTCGATCCGATTCGTTTCGTGAGCAACGCTTCCACCGGGGCGATCGGCATAGCACTCGCGCGCGAAGCGGCGCTCCGCGGCGCCGAGGTCGTGCTGCTGCTCGGGCCGACGCTGCTCGAACCTCCGGCGCAGGTGACGACCGTGCGGTTCACCACCGCGCGCGAATTGTTCGATGCCGCGATGCGGCACGCGGTGGGAGCCGATTGGACGATTGCAACGGCGGCCGTCGCCGATTATCGCCCGGCCGAAACCGCGGCTTCAAAACTCAAGAAGAGCGATGGCGATTTGCTCGTGCGTTTCGAACGCAATCCCGACGTGCTGGCGACTCTGGGCGAACGTAAAGGCGGCAGCAAATTGGTGGGGTTCGCCGCCGAAACCGACGACCACGAGGCCAACGCTCGCGAAAAGTTGCGCAACAAACACCTCGATGCGATCGTGCTCAACGACGTGCGCGACGAGCGCGGCTTCGGCCTCGTGCAGAGCACGCTGACGTTGCTGTGGGGCGCCAAGGATAAACGGGAAATCGGCACCGGTACCAAACCGCATCTAGCCGCGCGGTTGCTCGACGCATTGGAAGAGGTGCTCGGATGCTCTTAG
- the panC gene encoding pantoate--beta-alanine ligase: MQLAATLAQADALFEILPRPVGFIPTMGALHDGHLALVRRAREECVAVVASVFVNPLQFAAGEDLDRYPRDFEGDREKLAHAGVDVLFAPPNDAMYPPGFSTGIDVGAIGAGFEGAARPTHFRGVATVVGKLLHLVKPDRLYLGQKDAQQTAVVRRMVRDLAFDAQVVVVPTVREADGLALSSRNAYLSAAERAAAPSLHASLLAFRDALAQGASKAQAYERAKTIVDPLAHLHYLDIVDAQTFEPLETLRSDAFAIGAANFGATRLLDNLWIESL; this comes from the coding sequence ATGCAACTCGCCGCGACCCTCGCGCAGGCCGACGCGCTCTTTGAAATTCTGCCGCGGCCGGTCGGCTTTATCCCAACCATGGGCGCCTTGCACGACGGCCATCTGGCCCTCGTACGCCGCGCGCGTGAAGAGTGCGTTGCGGTCGTCGCGTCGGTGTTCGTGAACCCGTTGCAGTTTGCGGCCGGCGAAGATCTCGATCGCTACCCGCGAGATTTTGAAGGCGACCGCGAAAAACTCGCGCATGCCGGCGTCGACGTGCTCTTTGCCCCACCGAACGACGCGATGTATCCGCCGGGTTTTTCCACCGGCATCGACGTCGGGGCGATCGGAGCCGGCTTCGAAGGCGCGGCGCGCCCGACCCATTTTCGCGGCGTCGCTACGGTGGTGGGGAAGCTTTTGCACCTCGTTAAGCCCGACCGGCTCTACCTCGGGCAAAAAGATGCGCAGCAAACCGCCGTCGTGCGGCGCATGGTGCGCGATCTCGCTTTCGATGCGCAGGTGGTCGTCGTTCCGACGGTGCGCGAGGCCGACGGCCTGGCTCTTTCGAGCCGCAACGCTTATTTGAGTGCCGCCGAGCGCGCGGCCGCGCCGAGTTTGCACGCATCGTTGCTGGCGTTTCGCGATGCGCTCGCCCAGGGTGCGAGCAAAGCGCAGGCATACGAACGTGCCAAGACGATCGTCGATCCCCTCGCGCATCTACACTATCTCGACATCGTCGACGCGCAAACGTTCGAGCCGCTCGAAACCCTGCGGTCGGATGCGTTCGCGATCGGCGCCGCGAACTTCGGGGCGACCCGGTTGCTCGATAACCTTTGGATCGAGTCGCTATGA
- a CDS encoding FHA domain-containing protein — translation MYLLEVLSGPLDGKTWSFEQEITIGRDDALAEACIALDRYVSRKHAKLFASGETLLLTDLESRNGTKLDGAAVSGEASLGIGVPFIVGRTVLRVTHVS, via the coding sequence ATGTACCTGCTTGAAGTTCTCAGCGGACCGCTCGATGGAAAGACCTGGTCCTTCGAGCAAGAGATCACGATCGGACGCGACGACGCGCTCGCCGAGGCGTGCATCGCGCTCGATCGTTACGTCTCACGCAAACACGCGAAGCTGTTTGCCTCCGGCGAGACCCTGCTGTTGACCGATCTCGAAAGCCGCAACGGCACCAAGCTCGACGGTGCCGCGGTCTCCGGCGAGGCGTCGCTTGGAATCGGCGTCCCCTTCATCGTGGGGCGCACCGTTCTGCGCGTCACCCACGTCTCGTAG